The following are from one region of the Deinococcus seoulensis genome:
- a CDS encoding S8 family serine peptidase, with protein sequence MTRTVSLLGLLTLTLLTACTGTQSVPTASVNAERFGQVALVPLQAGDTPESVARALGGTVLEWNDCAPGDCTALVGLNAPVNGQLGAQSLRALGGRSVHVEHNRNAFGGSGTMIATMGGKISMWAGGKISMWAGGKISMWAGGTYSALPENTALWQKIGLEEGQRLAPSLGAGVTVAVIDSGIDLQHPAFQDALSAPNTWQDFYSTDGVPQEEGVFGEGAYGHGTNVAGIVLQVAPAAKIMPLRVLGADGSGDVVMVAQAIDWAIDHGADVINLSLGSTESSKVVDRALERAAASGVLVVSSAGNENTSPITYPASAARRKGLNSSLVSVGSVDLNDVKSSFSNYASELEMVAPGESVYAPAPDGQMAAWSGTSMAAPMVTGSLALAIAEGAKTSELAKKITEKAQDVYKDGLNASYKDKLGDKGRLDLPAFLKETLD encoded by the coding sequence GTGACCCGTACTGTTTCCCTGCTCGGCCTGCTGACCCTGACCCTTCTGACCGCCTGCACCGGCACCCAGTCCGTTCCCACCGCCTCCGTGAATGCGGAGCGTTTCGGCCAGGTGGCCCTCGTGCCGCTTCAGGCGGGCGACACGCCCGAGAGCGTCGCCCGCGCGCTGGGCGGCACGGTCCTGGAATGGAACGACTGCGCCCCGGGCGACTGCACCGCCCTCGTCGGCCTGAACGCCCCCGTGAACGGGCAGCTGGGCGCCCAGAGCCTGCGTGCGCTCGGCGGGCGCAGCGTGCACGTCGAACACAACCGCAACGCCTTCGGTGGGAGCGGCACCATGATCGCCACCATGGGCGGCAAGATCTCCATGTGGGCCGGGGGCAAGATCTCCATGTGGGCGGGCGGCAAGATCTCCATGTGGGCCGGCGGGACGTACTCCGCGCTGCCCGAGAACACGGCCCTGTGGCAGAAGATCGGCCTGGAAGAAGGCCAGCGTCTCGCTCCCAGCCTGGGTGCGGGCGTGACGGTCGCCGTGATCGACTCCGGCATCGACCTGCAACACCCGGCCTTCCAGGACGCCCTGAGCGCCCCGAACACCTGGCAGGACTTCTACTCGACCGACGGGGTTCCGCAGGAGGAAGGCGTGTTCGGCGAGGGCGCGTACGGGCACGGCACCAACGTCGCCGGGATCGTGCTGCAGGTCGCGCCGGCCGCGAAGATCATGCCGCTGCGGGTGCTGGGCGCCGACGGTTCCGGCGACGTGGTCATGGTCGCGCAGGCCATCGACTGGGCGATCGATCACGGCGCGGACGTCATCAACCTCAGCCTGGGCAGCACCGAGTCGTCGAAGGTCGTGGACCGCGCCCTGGAACGCGCGGCGGCCAGCGGCGTGCTGGTGGTCTCCTCGGCCGGGAACGAGAACACCTCGCCCATCACGTACCCCGCGTCCGCCGCGCGCCGCAAGGGCCTGAACAGCAGCCTGGTCAGCGTGGGCAGCGTGGACCTGAACGACGTGAAGTCCAGCTTCTCGAACTACGCCAGTGAACTCGAGATGGTCGCGCCGGGCGAGAGCGTCTACGCGCCCGCCCCGGACGGTCAGATGGCCGCGTGGAGCGGCACGTCCATGGCCGCCCCGATGGTCACGGGCAGCCTGGCCCTCGCCATCGCCGAGGGTGCCAAGACCAGCGAACTCGCCAAGAAGATCACCGAGAAGGCGCAGGACGTGTACAAGGACGGCCTGAACGCCAGCTACAAGGACAAGCTGGGCGACAAGGGCCGCCTGGACCTCCCCGCCTTCCTGAAAGAAACGCTGGACTGA
- a CDS encoding HD domain-containing phosphohydrolase, producing the protein MNAASLPSALTPETGQGALNATWAAITALLETDPAQAVVAAQACLDGIRAQDGSHWAALRTRLLLGRAQHAAAHLPEAAATLRAVADETRDLRDPVLEAEARVPLGKLLLDSGELQEAEEQLTGALSLTSGQGAPLGLRAAALNHLAVVRHQQGQVTGALNLLHEALDLREQEGDVTGQIHCLTNLGIIQMWFGQYGEAVATLTRAHALYQTQPVNLKLETPILHNLAHVHSANGDNDLATGVMDTAYQSAVQSRDVRMQAMASLNRGMFQLELGRTDEARASLQLALELSRNASFQVIEMHALDGLGTLHLQTGELDSASCVIRQALNLAVQSGSRQAELEARLQLGKLHARQGELGAAREELELALRYAVDVQSLKEEGTAHECLTDVLRATGELELALSHSQAALRIERELFNAERDRHTQNLSVQFEVTRARYETDLYRVRTEVEREGRETAEKLVRERTAELAQAQQEVVTRLAMAAEYRDDTTGDHTRRVGRMAALIALALGWPPEQAGVLSIAARLHDVGKIGIPDSVLLKTSTLEPDEYQQMQTHTLIGARILSGGRSELLRMAEEIARTHHERWDGTGYPSGLRGSEIPVTGRIVAVADVFDALTQTRPYKPAWTPAQAAEEIRRQRGTHFDPLIVDIALPLLLEPRPAHTLSDDDLIALTQEDADHVLNVFEQLLIERTRELEQARQEAVQLAAHMETMALTDSLTSLGNRRAFELKLEQWLDQSVREHLEFTVISLDLDGLKGINDRHGHARGDAYLQCFAQALHESFESLGPAYRIGGDEFAVLACGALSPAMLGEIMTRVEATVARRGFPGATASSGSAVYPRDAHKAGELLHLSDHRMYEVKLARRHAPPPS; encoded by the coding sequence ATGAACGCGGCCAGTCTGCCCTCTGCCCTGACACCCGAAACGGGTCAGGGGGCGCTGAATGCGACCTGGGCGGCGATCACGGCGCTGCTGGAGACTGATCCGGCGCAGGCGGTGGTCGCCGCTCAGGCGTGCCTGGACGGCATCCGGGCGCAGGACGGCAGCCACTGGGCGGCGCTGCGCACCCGGCTGCTGCTGGGCCGCGCGCAGCACGCCGCCGCGCACCTGCCGGAGGCGGCCGCGACCCTGCGGGCCGTCGCGGACGAAACCCGCGACCTGCGCGACCCGGTCCTGGAAGCAGAGGCCCGCGTGCCGCTGGGAAAACTGCTGCTCGACTCAGGGGAGTTGCAGGAGGCCGAGGAGCAACTGACCGGGGCCCTGAGCCTGACAAGCGGGCAGGGAGCGCCGCTGGGTCTGCGGGCCGCGGCGCTCAATCACCTCGCGGTCGTCCGGCACCAGCAGGGGCAGGTGACAGGGGCGCTGAACCTGCTGCACGAGGCGCTGGACCTGCGCGAACAGGAAGGGGACGTGACCGGGCAGATTCACTGCCTGACGAACCTCGGCATCATCCAGATGTGGTTCGGGCAGTACGGGGAGGCCGTCGCGACCCTCACGCGGGCGCACGCGCTGTACCAGACGCAGCCCGTGAACCTGAAACTCGAAACGCCGATCCTGCATAACCTCGCGCACGTGCACAGCGCCAACGGCGACAACGACCTCGCGACCGGCGTGATGGACACCGCGTACCAGTCGGCCGTGCAGTCCCGTGACGTGCGGATGCAGGCCATGGCCAGCCTGAACCGGGGCATGTTCCAGCTGGAACTGGGCCGCACCGACGAGGCGCGCGCCTCGCTGCAACTGGCACTGGAACTCAGCCGGAATGCCAGTTTCCAGGTGATCGAGATGCACGCCCTGGACGGCCTGGGCACCCTGCACCTGCAGACCGGGGAGCTGGACAGCGCCTCGTGCGTGATCCGGCAGGCCCTGAATCTGGCCGTTCAGAGCGGGTCGCGGCAGGCGGAACTCGAGGCGCGGCTGCAACTGGGGAAACTGCACGCCCGGCAGGGTGAGCTGGGCGCGGCGCGTGAGGAACTGGAACTCGCGCTGCGGTACGCGGTGGACGTGCAGTCCCTGAAGGAGGAAGGCACGGCGCACGAGTGCCTGACCGACGTGCTGCGCGCGACCGGCGAACTGGAACTGGCCCTGTCGCACAGTCAGGCGGCCCTGCGGATCGAGCGGGAACTGTTCAACGCCGAGCGGGACCGGCACACGCAGAACCTCAGCGTGCAGTTCGAGGTGACGCGCGCCCGCTACGAAACCGACCTGTACCGCGTGCGGACCGAGGTTGAACGCGAGGGGCGTGAAACGGCCGAGAAACTGGTCCGTGAACGCACGGCGGAACTCGCGCAGGCGCAGCAGGAGGTCGTCACGCGGCTCGCGATGGCCGCCGAGTACCGCGACGACACGACCGGCGACCACACCCGCCGCGTCGGCCGGATGGCCGCCCTGATCGCCCTGGCGCTCGGCTGGCCGCCGGAGCAGGCGGGCGTGCTGAGCATCGCCGCGCGCCTGCATGACGTGGGCAAGATCGGCATTCCCGACAGCGTCCTGCTCAAGACCAGCACCCTCGAACCCGACGAGTACCAGCAGATGCAGACGCACACCCTGATCGGCGCGCGGATCCTGTCCGGCGGCCGTTCGGAACTGCTGCGCATGGCCGAGGAGATCGCCCGCACCCATCATGAGCGCTGGGACGGCACGGGGTACCCGTCGGGGCTGCGCGGCAGCGAGATTCCCGTCACGGGGCGGATCGTGGCGGTCGCGGACGTGTTCGACGCGCTGACGCAGACGCGGCCCTACAAGCCCGCCTGGACGCCCGCGCAGGCCGCCGAGGAGATCCGGCGGCAGCGGGGCACGCACTTCGATCCGCTGATCGTGGATATCGCCCTGCCACTGCTGCTGGAACCCCGCCCGGCCCACACGCTGAGTGACGACGACCTGATCGCCCTGACGCAGGAGGACGCCGATCACGTCCTGAATGTGTTCGAGCAACTGCTGATCGAACGGACCCGCGAACTGGAACAGGCCCGCCAGGAGGCCGTGCAGCTCGCCGCGCACATGGAGACCATGGCCCTGACCGACAGTCTGACCAGCCTCGGGAACCGCCGGGCCTTCGAGTTGAAGCTTGAGCAGTGGCTGGATCAGAGCGTCCGCGAGCACCTGGAATTCACGGTGATCTCCCTGGATCTCGACGGGCTCAAGGGCATCAACGACCGGCACGGGCACGCGCGCGGGGACGCGTACCTGCAGTGCTTCGCGCAGGCCCTGCACGAATCGTTCGAGTCGCTGGGACCCGCGTACCGGATCGGCGGTGACGAGTTCGCGGTACTGGCCTGCGGCGCGCTGAGCCCGGCCATGCTGGGCGAGATCATGACCCGCGTCGAGGCCACCGTGGCCCGGCGGGGCTTCCCCGGCGCGACCGCCAGTTCCGGGTCCGCCGTGTACCCGCGCGACGCGCACAAGGCCGGTGAACTGCTGCACCTGAGTGACCACCGGATGTACGAGGTGAAACTCGCGCGTCGGCACGCCCCACCCCCCTCCTGA
- a CDS encoding sensor domain-containing protein: protein MLHSGLTFVSAAAQSGDGLGLVNADGSLGEVNAALRRLCAHLPGGTALRLAGLLHPDDLQTHQRAVSQVLTGQRSSVTFTARVHPDVPGAWVSVTLSHVRAYPQGDPAALLIVREAREQAQIQELQDQLRALKAEADRWRFAVNGSRDGVWDWYPQQHSIFVSSRWKALLGYRDHEFDATVEGWLDLIHPDDRPGLLPRYRQHVALETEAYEFEHRMRHRSGHWVWVLLRGQVSAWNEDGTPERVTGTLRDVTTQVTAQQDLRRTRDHLQTIMNAVPGLIGYKDRDLLHQFGNAAYQDWYGHSPERMQGLHIREVIGEAMYRQNEAHMRAALDGHAQHFERTLTDPHGRERHALFSYIPDVQADGVHGFFVLAVDITGRRNAELNLLEEREWARTTLNSIGDGVITTDPAGQVTFINPVAQALTGWSGAAAHGRHIGQVMHLTDMVTGDAMPNPLLLALKERRVVGMALDATLGSRDGQVHAIADSAAPIVRPDGTVLGGVIVFHDVTQARAMAARMSHLAQHDALTDLPNRVLLHDRIQQALARYRRNGRPFAVVFMDLDHFKHVNDSLGHHVGDELLRAVAARLTEQVRETDTVSRQGGDEFVLLLTELRTAMDVRAFTDRLEASLARPYEVAGQTLTVSFSIGIAMCPHDGDDVDTLLRHADAAMYQAKGAGRNRTHFFSPDLLASIESRHRLVGQLRAALRDDAFTLHYQPKVNAATRELTGVEALLRWTLPDGQAVSPAEFIPVAEESGLIVPLGGWVLREACAQARAWQLALGRAVPVAVNISGLQFTQADFVEQVRAALEGAQLDPHLLELEITESMLVTQPQQASDRLRSLRDLGVRLSIDDFGTGFSSLSYLKLFPVDMLKIDRAFVQDVTTDRNDVAIVEAVIGIGQALNLQVLAEGVETPQQVQTLLNLGCAAMQGYHFARPMPAAQAQAWLTDWPGANDSGR, encoded by the coding sequence ATGCTTCATTCAGGACTCACGTTTGTGAGTGCCGCTGCCCAGTCCGGCGACGGTCTGGGACTGGTCAACGCGGACGGCTCGCTGGGCGAGGTGAACGCCGCGCTGCGCCGACTGTGCGCGCATCTGCCCGGCGGGACGGCCCTGCGCCTGGCGGGTCTGCTGCACCCGGACGATCTTCAGACCCATCAGCGGGCCGTGTCGCAGGTGCTGACCGGGCAGCGTTCCAGCGTGACCTTCACGGCCCGTGTCCACCCGGACGTGCCGGGCGCGTGGGTGTCGGTCACGCTCTCGCATGTGCGTGCGTACCCGCAGGGTGACCCTGCAGCCCTGCTGATCGTCCGTGAAGCGCGCGAGCAGGCGCAGATTCAGGAGTTGCAGGACCAGCTGCGGGCCCTGAAGGCCGAGGCGGACCGCTGGCGCTTCGCCGTGAACGGCAGCCGTGACGGCGTGTGGGACTGGTACCCGCAGCAGCACAGCATCTTCGTTTCTTCCCGCTGGAAGGCGCTGCTGGGCTACCGCGACCACGAGTTCGACGCGACCGTGGAAGGCTGGCTGGACCTGATCCACCCGGACGACCGTCCCGGTCTGCTGCCCCGCTACCGGCAGCATGTGGCCCTGGAAACCGAGGCGTACGAGTTCGAGCACCGCATGCGCCACCGCAGCGGGCACTGGGTGTGGGTGCTGCTGCGCGGTCAGGTGTCCGCCTGGAACGAGGACGGCACGCCCGAACGCGTGACCGGCACGCTGCGCGACGTGACCACCCAGGTGACCGCGCAGCAGGACCTGCGCCGCACCCGCGACCACCTGCAGACGATCATGAACGCCGTACCCGGACTGATCGGGTACAAGGACCGCGACCTGCTGCACCAGTTCGGGAACGCCGCGTACCAGGACTGGTACGGGCACAGCCCCGAACGCATGCAGGGCCTGCACATCCGCGAGGTGATCGGCGAGGCCATGTACCGGCAGAACGAGGCGCACATGCGCGCCGCGCTCGACGGGCACGCGCAGCACTTCGAGCGGACCCTGACCGACCCGCACGGCCGCGAGCGTCACGCGCTGTTCTCGTACATTCCCGACGTGCAGGCCGACGGCGTTCACGGGTTCTTCGTGCTGGCCGTGGACATCACGGGGCGGCGCAACGCCGAACTGAACCTGCTGGAGGAACGCGAGTGGGCGCGCACCACCCTGAACTCCATCGGGGACGGCGTGATCACCACCGACCCGGCCGGGCAGGTGACGTTCATCAACCCGGTCGCGCAGGCCCTGACCGGCTGGTCCGGTGCCGCCGCGCACGGGCGGCACATCGGGCAGGTCATGCACCTGACCGACATGGTGACCGGCGACGCCATGCCCAACCCGCTGCTGCTGGCGCTGAAGGAACGCCGGGTGGTGGGGATGGCGCTCGACGCCACACTCGGCAGCCGCGACGGGCAGGTGCACGCCATCGCGGATTCGGCCGCGCCGATCGTGCGGCCCGACGGGACCGTGCTGGGCGGCGTGATCGTCTTCCATGACGTCACCCAGGCCCGCGCCATGGCGGCGCGCATGAGTCACCTCGCGCAGCACGACGCCCTGACTGACCTGCCCAACCGGGTGCTGCTGCACGACCGCATCCAGCAGGCGCTGGCCCGCTACCGCCGCAACGGCCGGCCGTTCGCGGTGGTGTTCATGGACCTCGATCACTTCAAGCACGTGAACGACTCGCTCGGGCATCACGTGGGCGACGAACTGCTGCGCGCCGTGGCCGCCCGCCTGACCGAACAGGTCCGCGAGACCGACACCGTCAGCCGTCAGGGCGGCGACGAGTTCGTGCTGCTGCTCACGGAACTCCGCACCGCCATGGACGTACGCGCCTTCACGGACCGCCTCGAGGCCAGTCTGGCCCGCCCGTACGAGGTGGCCGGGCAGACCCTGACCGTGTCGTTCAGCATCGGGATCGCCATGTGCCCCCACGACGGCGACGACGTGGACACCCTGCTGCGCCACGCGGACGCCGCCATGTACCAGGCCAAGGGCGCTGGCCGCAACCGCACGCATTTCTTCTCGCCGGACCTGCTGGCCAGCATCGAGTCCCGCCACCGACTGGTCGGGCAGTTGCGCGCCGCGCTGCGGGACGATGCGTTCACGCTGCACTACCAGCCGAAAGTGAACGCCGCGACCCGCGAACTGACGGGCGTGGAGGCCCTGCTGCGCTGGACGCTCCCGGACGGTCAGGCGGTGTCGCCCGCCGAGTTCATTCCGGTGGCCGAGGAGAGCGGCCTGATCGTCCCGCTCGGGGGGTGGGTGCTGCGCGAGGCGTGCGCGCAGGCCCGCGCGTGGCAACTCGCGCTGGGCCGCGCCGTGCCGGTCGCCGTGAACATCTCCGGGTTGCAGTTCACGCAGGCGGACTTCGTGGAGCAGGTCCGCGCGGCCCTGGAAGGCGCGCAGCTGGACCCGCACCTGCTGGAACTAGAGATCACTGAGAGCATGCTGGTCACGCAACCGCAGCAGGCCAGTGACCGCCTGCGTAGCCTGCGTGACCTGGGCGTCCGCCTGAGCATCGACGATTTCGGCACGGGCTTCTCCAGCCTCAGTTACCTGAAGCTCTTCCCGGTGGACATGCTCAAGATCGACCGGGCGTTCGTGCAGGACGTCACCACCGACCGCAACGACGTCGCCATCGTCGAGGCCGTCATCGGGATCGGGCAGGCCCTGAACCTGCAGGTGCTCGCCGAGGGCGTCGAGACGCCGCAGCAGGTGCAGACGCTGCTGAACCTGGGCTGCGCGGCCATGCAGGGCTACCACTTCGCGCGGCCCATGCCCGCCGCCCAGGCGCAGGCGTGGCTGACCGACTGGCCCGGAGCGAACGACAGCGGCCGCTGA